The Magnetococcales bacterium genome includes a region encoding these proteins:
- a CDS encoding glycosyltransferase family 1 protein, whose amino-acid sequence MRCLITKLRRFQYYDDLAKACRENGVDVASEFCDQIEDARNLFESVDRFRPDFILNHPVFSLIVSRVGAMRGIPVLHWLADKFLNQEHFNPEIYTDTDFILPTCREDAGKLSHMGVKASYLINACNIQQLDYNFEDKKYGVCFVGTIELGSNNYYRQFIEALYKEFCQKSSFHAAIFTKLQNTFDDILRQQEEASRQFRYILPELVAKAYETIGPILRESNIQPGELTSILAKETTVHQRRHFLQAIPHLDVFGPEDWTQAHFPNVHYRGVADQFRESGHHFAASRINLAMTRVYALDGLSDRIFNVLRARGFLLASRQATLCEVFKEGIDLEMYTTVEELLDKIRFYEENTQAREKIARQGYENVIHNHTFANRIREMLPLLSR is encoded by the coding sequence ATGCGCTGCCTGATCACCAAGCTCCGCCGCTTCCAATATTATGACGATCTTGCCAAGGCATGCCGTGAAAATGGTGTCGATGTCGCCTCGGAATTCTGTGACCAAATAGAAGATGCAAGAAACCTGTTTGAATCAGTCGATCGGTTCCGACCAGATTTCATCCTGAACCACCCCGTCTTTTCCTTGATCGTATCCCGGGTGGGCGCCATGCGCGGCATTCCGGTCCTGCATTGGCTTGCCGATAAATTTCTCAACCAGGAACATTTCAACCCGGAAATTTACACGGACACAGATTTCATTCTTCCAACGTGCCGGGAAGATGCCGGAAAATTGTCACACATGGGCGTCAAGGCATCCTACCTGATCAACGCCTGCAATATTCAACAATTAGACTATAACTTCGAAGACAAAAAATATGGCGTCTGTTTTGTCGGCACCATTGAATTGGGGAGCAACAATTATTATCGTCAATTTATCGAGGCACTTTACAAGGAGTTTTGCCAGAAATCCTCGTTCCATGCCGCCATATTCACAAAATTGCAAAACACTTTTGACGACATCCTCCGGCAACAGGAAGAGGCATCCAGGCAATTCCGTTACATACTCCCGGAACTGGTCGCCAAGGCCTATGAGACCATCGGCCCCATTCTCCGGGAGTCCAATATCCAGCCTGGTGAACTCACGTCCATATTGGCCAAGGAGACGACGGTCCACCAGAGGCGCCATTTTCTACAGGCCATCCCCCATCTGGATGTCTTCGGTCCAGAGGATTGGACACAAGCCCATTTTCCCAACGTTCATTACCGGGGCGTGGCGGACCAGTTTCGGGAGTCCGGTCACCACTTCGCGGCCAGCCGTATCAATCTGGCAATGACCCGGGTCTACGCACTGGATGGGTTGAGCGACCGTATCTTCAACGTCCTGCGTGCCCGAGGATTTTTGCTGGCCAGCCGCCAGGCAACCCTCTGTGAGGTGTTCAAGGAGGGAATCGACCTGGAGATGTACACCACGGTCGAGGAGCTTCTTGACAAAATCCGTTTCTATGAGGAGAACACCCAGGCCAGAGAAAAGATCGCTCGGCAAGGTTACGAGAACGTCATTCACAACCACACGTTCGCCAACCGTATCCGGGAAATGCTCCCTCTGCTATCCCGTTGA
- a CDS encoding cold-shock protein has translation MSDRETGTVKWFNDSKGFGFIERERGGDVFVHHSAIQVQGFKSLAEGQKVEFSVGEGPKGPKAENVIPI, from the coding sequence ATGTCAGACCGGGAAACCGGAACCGTCAAATGGTTCAATGACAGTAAAGGGTTTGGATTTATCGAACGGGAACGCGGTGGGGACGTTTTCGTTCACCACTCTGCCATTCAGGTCCAAGGGTTCAAATCTTTGGCCGAAGGGCAAAAGGTGGAGTTCAGTGTCGGCGAGGGGCCGAAGGGACCGAAAGCTGAGAACGTTATACCCATCTGA
- a CDS encoding DUF302 domain-containing protein has product MLVRRRDVSGLLGAVGACCCNRLVILPERVLARRQKSRKMAMGIGNEMGYAVVRGAAGDFAQVVEQTRQALTEQGFGIMSEIDVAAALKKRLGVDYPRTIILGACNPTLAHKALQAAVDVSVLMPCNVVVRENNQGKVEVAAIDTMAMAHLINHPQFDAIAEEVGHLLSQALAKIP; this is encoded by the coding sequence GTGTTGGTGCGCAGACGGGATGTCTCTGGCTTGCTGGGCGCAGTGGGGGCGTGCTGCTGTAATCGGCTGGTGATTCTACCGGAGCGGGTGTTGGCGCGGCGTCAAAAATCGAGGAAAATGGCCATGGGCATCGGCAACGAAATGGGCTACGCGGTGGTGCGCGGGGCCGCAGGTGATTTTGCACAGGTGGTTGAGCAGACCCGGCAGGCGCTTACGGAACAGGGTTTCGGCATCATGTCCGAAATCGATGTTGCGGCAGCCTTGAAAAAGCGCCTGGGGGTCGACTACCCACGCACCATCATCCTGGGTGCCTGCAATCCCACCCTGGCACATAAGGCCCTACAGGCTGCTGTCGATGTCAGTGTCCTGATGCCTTGCAATGTGGTCGTCCGAGAGAACAACCAGGGCAAGGTGGAGGTGGCCGCCATCGATACCATGGCCATGGCCCACCTGATCAACCATCCCCAGTTCGATGCCATAGCCGAAGAGGTCGGTCATCTCCTCTCCCAAGCCTTGGCAAAAATTCCCTGA
- a CDS encoding cobyrinate a,c-diamide synthase: protein MSHQQKPELTSPGFIVSAVRSQSGKTTVTLALMAMLRGLGLAVTPFKAGPDYIDPAWHQAICGVPSWNLDTFMVGREACQALFHTRRAGNLGIVEGVMGLFDGKSGVGGAGSTADLATVLGLPVILVVEVRGMAGSLAPLVSGFCAAAHGFRIAGIIANGVGSEHHARLLAEILASAHLPPLLGWLPRDAAIALAERHLGLVLPTDQTGQDVAYASRLATALRVDPERLLSVVAQAALQTRLDGAFDAGVSDGNTFETTDHIHPAEHDPLLKGQVVAVARDRAFCFLYEANLAWLKAMGAQVCFFSPLAGDSLPGGTTAVWLPGGYPELHGEALAGSATWSDLARFAGKGGAVLAECGGMMALGRSLLDLEGRHWPMAGVLPIDTCMTGRLAGLGYRQERGGLRGHEFHHSIRQGGDGSEPAFTVEKGDAGVRWRNVRASYIHWYFPSAPDQVAAWLASGEKA, encoded by the coding sequence ATGAGCCACCAGCAAAAACCCGAACTCACCTCGCCGGGATTCATTGTTTCTGCCGTGCGCTCACAAAGCGGCAAGACCACGGTCACCCTCGCCTTGATGGCGATGTTGCGTGGTTTGGGCTTGGCCGTGACTCCGTTCAAGGCGGGTCCAGATTATATCGATCCGGCCTGGCATCAGGCCATATGCGGTGTTCCCTCCTGGAATCTCGATACCTTCATGGTGGGACGCGAGGCTTGCCAGGCGTTGTTTCACACCAGACGCGCCGGAAATCTGGGTATTGTCGAGGGGGTGATGGGGTTGTTTGATGGCAAGAGTGGTGTCGGGGGGGCTGGCTCCACGGCGGATTTGGCCACCGTTTTGGGGTTGCCGGTCATTCTGGTGGTGGAGGTGCGCGGCATGGCCGGATCTCTGGCGCCTTTGGTGTCCGGGTTTTGCGCCGCAGCGCATGGTTTTCGTATTGCTGGCATCATCGCCAATGGTGTCGGGAGTGAACATCATGCCCGACTTTTGGCCGAAATTTTGGCGAGTGCCCACCTGCCACCCCTTCTGGGGTGGTTGCCCCGGGATGCTGCCATCGCCTTGGCGGAGCGTCATCTTGGTCTGGTTTTGCCCACTGACCAAACCGGGCAGGATGTTGCCTATGCCTCGCGTCTGGCGACCGCCTTGCGGGTTGATCCCGAACGCCTGCTGTCCGTCGTGGCCCAGGCGGCTTTGCAGACCAGGCTTGATGGGGCGTTCGATGCGGGGGTGTCGGATGGCAATACGTTTGAGACTACGGATCACATTCACCCGGCAGAGCATGATCCCTTGTTGAAAGGTCAGGTCGTGGCCGTGGCACGGGATCGTGCTTTTTGTTTCCTCTACGAGGCCAATCTGGCCTGGCTCAAAGCCATGGGGGCGCAGGTATGTTTTTTTTCTCCCCTGGCCGGCGATTCTCTGCCGGGTGGGACGACGGCTGTCTGGTTGCCTGGGGGGTATCCCGAGCTGCATGGCGAGGCATTGGCTGGTTCGGCGACGTGGTCGGATTTGGCGCGTTTTGCCGGGAAGGGAGGGGCGGTTCTGGCCGAATGTGGCGGCATGATGGCTCTGGGGCGTTCCCTGCTTGATCTGGAAGGACGCCATTGGCCCATGGCAGGAGTCTTGCCGATTGACACCTGCATGACGGGACGCTTGGCCGGCCTGGGGTACCGCCAGGAGAGAGGCGGTCTCCGTGGGCACGAATTCCACCACTCCATCCGACAAGGTGGTGATGGATCGGAGCCAGCCTTTACCGTGGAGAAGGGGGACGCCGGCGTGCGTTGGCGCAACGTTCGAGCATCCTACATCCATTGGTACTTTCCATCGGCGCCCGATCAGGTGGCCGCATGGCTTGCATCGGGGGAGAAGGCATGA
- a CDS encoding 2-dehydropantoate 2-reductase, whose translation METTHPVASASLDPSAISPPRILVVGTGAIGGFYGGRLAQAGLEVAAVCRSDFAAVRSQGIRIESVQGTFHFTPQPTLRQPADYAGLPDYILVTLKVLSEIDVAAIIRPVVGPDTVIVLIQNGMEIEASVAAAFPDHEILSGLAFICVSRTAPGVLRHTCHGRLTIGRYPQGESPSAQRLATWFNKAATPCMASASIVTERWRKLVWNAPFNPLSVLGGGLTTQEIMASPILSRLARQVMEEVWSVAAAAGHSLPPEVVEKNLTETRAMQPYKTSMLLDHEAGRPMEVEAILGNTVRIANALGIAAPRLETLYGLLLGIETKKGKEWIP comes from the coding sequence ATGGAGACAACCCACCCCGTCGCTTCTGCCAGCCTCGACCCATCGGCCATCTCTCCTCCTCGAATTCTCGTGGTCGGCACCGGAGCCATCGGAGGTTTCTACGGGGGACGCCTGGCACAGGCCGGATTGGAGGTGGCTGCTGTCTGCCGCTCCGATTTTGCCGCAGTTCGTTCCCAGGGCATCCGCATCGAAAGCGTTCAGGGCACATTTCACTTTACCCCCCAGCCCACCTTGCGCCAACCCGCCGACTATGCCGGTCTCCCGGATTATATCCTCGTCACCCTGAAAGTTCTGTCGGAAATCGACGTTGCCGCCATCATCCGTCCTGTGGTTGGGCCTGACACTGTCATCGTGTTGATTCAAAACGGCATGGAGATCGAAGCCAGTGTGGCTGCCGCCTTTCCTGACCATGAGATTTTAAGTGGTTTGGCGTTTATTTGCGTCAGCCGCACAGCTCCGGGGGTGTTACGGCATACCTGCCATGGACGCCTCACCATAGGTCGTTATCCGCAAGGAGAGTCCCCTTCCGCCCAACGTTTGGCAACCTGGTTCAACAAGGCTGCAACCCCTTGCATGGCTTCCGCTTCCATCGTCACGGAGCGCTGGCGCAAACTGGTTTGGAATGCCCCTTTCAATCCCCTCTCCGTCCTGGGTGGAGGATTGACCACACAGGAGATCATGGCCTCTCCAATCCTCTCCCGTTTGGCGCGACAGGTCATGGAGGAGGTATGGTCTGTGGCCGCAGCTGCTGGGCACTCCCTTCCGCCTGAGGTGGTGGAAAAAAATCTCACCGAAACCCGGGCCATGCAGCCCTACAAGACCAGCATGCTGTTGGATCACGAAGCCGGACGCCCCATGGAGGTGGAGGCCATCCTGGGCAACACGGTACGCATAGCCAACGCCTTGGGCATTGCCGCACCCCGTCTGGAAACCCTCTATGGCCTGTTGCTGGGCATTGAAACAAAAAAAGGGAAAGAATGGATCCCATGA
- a CDS encoding cytochrome c: MKKIRASLLASTVVISLAVLPGSAGAANMERGRVLHDKSCNECHAAKFGGDPNRMYTRPDHKKKNKKELAAMVTFCSQSVGTSWFDDEVADVVEYLDKTFYKFP, from the coding sequence ATGAAAAAGATCAGAGCCAGTCTGCTGGCATCCACGGTGGTGATCTCTCTGGCCGTTCTTCCGGGAAGTGCCGGAGCGGCCAACATGGAGAGGGGCCGTGTCTTGCACGATAAATCCTGCAACGAGTGCCATGCCGCAAAATTTGGCGGCGACCCCAACCGTATGTACACCCGCCCCGACCACAAGAAAAAGAACAAAAAGGAGCTCGCGGCCATGGTGACCTTTTGCAGCCAGAGTGTCGGCACGAGCTGGTTTGATGACGAAGTGGCCGATGTGGTGGAGTATCTCGACAAAACATTTTACAAATTTCCCTGA
- a CDS encoding O-acetyl-ADP-ribose deacetylase: MQAPAEKTYSVEVLTGDITRLKVDAIVNAANTSLLGGGGVDGAIHRAGGQAILEACKKIRQESYLEGLPTGEAVITTGGNLAARHVIHTVGPIYHQEKDPARLLANCYRNSLRLAMNHGMTSLAFPAISTGVYGYPKEAAAQVASAAIHHTLAAGSGSLQRVILVAFAEADADLLRQAIEMK; this comes from the coding sequence ATGCAGGCTCCAGCTGAAAAAACTTACTCCGTGGAGGTACTCACGGGAGATATCACCCGTCTGAAAGTTGACGCCATCGTCAACGCAGCCAACACCTCCCTTCTTGGAGGTGGCGGCGTGGATGGGGCTATTCACCGCGCCGGTGGTCAAGCCATTCTGGAAGCTTGCAAAAAAATCCGCCAGGAGAGCTATCTGGAAGGTCTTCCCACTGGCGAAGCCGTTATCACCACCGGCGGGAATCTGGCAGCCCGGCATGTCATCCATACGGTAGGCCCCATCTACCATCAGGAGAAGGATCCGGCCCGCCTGCTGGCCAACTGCTACCGTAACTCCTTACGTCTGGCCATGAACCATGGTATGACCTCCCTGGCTTTTCCGGCCATCAGCACAGGGGTCTATGGTTATCCGAAGGAGGCTGCGGCCCAGGTTGCCAGCGCTGCCATTCATCACACCTTGGCGGCAGGGTCCGGCTCATTGCAACGGGTGATTCTGGTTGCCTTTGCGGAAGCCGATGCCGATCTTCTGCGTCAGGCAATCGAGATGAAGTAA
- a CDS encoding lytic transglycosylase domain-containing protein: MTPAQSTPYDALISRAAQQNGLDPKLLRAVVQTESGFNPKAVSQAGAQGLMQLMPETAKELGVTNSFNPEQNVMAGARYLKQLLDRYQGNKSAALAAYNWGMGNVDRRSEPLPQETRNYISRINRLMSTHNA; the protein is encoded by the coding sequence ATGACCCCTGCCCAATCCACCCCTTACGATGCCCTCATCAGTCGTGCGGCCCAGCAAAACGGATTGGATCCCAAATTGTTGCGCGCGGTGGTGCAGACCGAAAGTGGCTTCAATCCCAAGGCGGTTTCCCAGGCTGGCGCCCAAGGCTTGATGCAGCTCATGCCCGAGACCGCCAAGGAGTTGGGTGTGACCAACTCGTTCAATCCGGAGCAAAACGTGATGGCCGGGGCGCGTTACCTGAAGCAACTCCTGGATCGCTACCAGGGCAACAAGAGCGCTGCCTTGGCAGCTTACAACTGGGGAATGGGAAATGTCGACCGCCGCTCCGAGCCTTTGCCGCAAGAGACGCGCAACTATATCTCACGAATCAACCGACTCATGTCGACGCACAACGCTTGA
- a CDS encoding diguanylate cyclase, translating to MHSDNKKPVVLIVDDEPNNIEVLAKILQSDYRVLFSTQPAKVTELARNKEPDLILLDVVMPGMNGYEVCRQLKVQASTRETPVIFVTAMDEEQYEATGFEAGGVDYVTKPVKPFLLRARVKAHIDLKLKTDLLKKIASMDGLTGIPNRRRLDEFLRQEWGRGLRQGNTPISAILIDVDHFKKFNDHYGHHAGDQCLQKIARCMADTLERSTDLVARYGGEEFACVLPSTPTDGAVHLAASIQKAVADLRIPHHYSDCSDVVTLSMGIASLLPVADQDPQTLLQAADTLLYEAKNAGRNQVKFR from the coding sequence ATGCATTCTGACAATAAAAAGCCAGTTGTGCTCATCGTGGATGATGAACCCAACAACATTGAAGTTCTGGCGAAAATTCTTCAGTCAGATTATCGGGTGTTGTTCTCCACTCAGCCAGCCAAAGTGACCGAGTTGGCCAGGAACAAAGAACCTGACCTCATCCTCCTGGATGTCGTCATGCCCGGGATGAATGGATATGAAGTGTGTCGACAGTTGAAAGTTCAGGCATCCACGCGGGAGACACCGGTCATTTTCGTGACGGCCATGGACGAGGAGCAGTACGAAGCCACCGGTTTTGAGGCCGGGGGTGTGGATTATGTGACCAAGCCAGTCAAACCCTTCCTGTTGCGCGCCCGGGTCAAGGCCCACATCGACCTGAAACTCAAAACCGACCTGCTGAAAAAAATCGCCTCCATGGACGGCTTGACCGGCATACCCAACCGTCGCCGTCTGGACGAGTTTCTTCGACAGGAGTGGGGGCGTGGTCTGCGCCAGGGGAACACGCCGATCTCTGCCATCCTGATCGACGTGGATCATTTTAAAAAATTCAACGACCATTACGGCCACCATGCCGGCGACCAGTGCCTGCAAAAGATCGCTCGATGCATGGCGGACACCCTGGAGCGCAGCACCGATCTGGTTGCCCGATACGGGGGCGAGGAGTTTGCCTGTGTCCTCCCATCGACTCCGACCGATGGGGCCGTCCACCTGGCTGCAAGCATCCAAAAGGCCGTTGCTGATCTGCGGATTCCGCATCACTATTCCGACTGTAGCGACGTGGTCACCCTGAGCATGGGCATCGCCAGCCTGCTCCCCGTGGCGGACCAGGATCCGCAAACACTGCTCCAGGCTGCCGATACCCTGCTTTACGAGGCCAAAAACGCCGGTCGAAATCAGGTTAAATTTCGGTAA
- a CDS encoding PAS domain S-box protein — protein sequence MMTLSARETDEDGATWRIHRPVIVAFVAAFGLMLLFFTFSIHKMRDSMEEDAYRRVQLDVMGSFQTLLEVNAQTMVAILEEVSRDARFLAPYRAGDRQALLAGSQETWERLRRENGITHLYLHGPDGVNFLRVHAPDRFGDTIQSQTLLKSQRSGATAHGLELGSTGALALRVVAPWRDQGRLIGFIDLGMEVSALLKSIRKMLRIDLLVFLEKRYLDRQAWETGMALLERPADWQQFTKIVLAASTLPALPPHLDEHILLGNHKIPLASRLLQPLHNLEHDHLAVDTLADIGGRPVGRIVAIFSDADMEHVTWDYMLLLLAGNLGIALLLGLVFHRLLKAMEERLHHASDNLHHSEQRLRAILDTAMDAIISIDAHGHILEFNQAAEAVFGFRKSDVLGQDISEIIIPPDMRERHRQGLARYLATGEHQVLNRHVELISQDAQGRPIPTEVAITVTPGKEFPFFTAYLRDISQRRQMLAYLEEAISTSEVTNQELRDEVANHKKTLSRLQASEERFRSVTTSIQDAIVAVDQDQRIVFWNQGAQLLFGHLEKEIIGQKVSILVPEKYDEAHQKSFQRCLNQGGHGPLIGQMTELAGVHKDGHEFPLEMSLNTWVTTEGGRFFSAVIRDVTLRRQIEDALREAKEASDKANQAKSIFLANMSHEIRTPMNTIIGMGYLLSQSQLSPDQQNQMQKIQLAAETLLGIIDDILDFSKIEAGRLELEHRSFNLQTVLEKVSGIISLRAEEKGLELLFNTPVNLPTELVGDAFRLEQVLINLGTNAVKFTHTGEVIVSVAQVDTTDARMRLKFSVKDTGIGLSDFQISLLFQAFTQADTSTTRHYGGTGLGLTICKRLVDMMGGDIGVTSTPGVGSVFYFTLPFDRQTRSAPVPAPTLSHDAALRILIVDDNDNARSILENMIREFGFSLTSVSSGELAIAELARAVREDHLPYDMVLLDWRMPGMDGIETARRISEDPLIANSATVIMVTAFDQQEVFHKTQDMGVRRVLRKPVTPSVLFDAIQDFRGVFTPRPQKQQATDDMELTQHRATLKEARILVVEDHDVNWQVAEGILGKANVITERAANGLIAVERLLVDHATFDCLLMDLQMPVMDGYEATRRLREKFTPETLPIIAMTAHALKSEQERCLALGMNGYLTKPVHIKTLFKVLADILAPILADRPSQTLSDRTTTTLTVPPPAGSDAWLKMIDWDDAMDRFEGDRALLDKLLANFVKKYADLDDQLARLWDRHATEEIKNLVHGIKGSAGNISAKSIAGCAARIGDTIRNNDMPGCKVALNTLCLEMKRLTHAVAHQSNRPTPAVSSPARSDDPGHRQQLREQLAKLHQGLLDQDFQAREYFLSIRDLLASCTDQMIVTELTLALDNLEFEHGAKVVAGLLSRLGKDGVE from the coding sequence ATGATGACCTTATCCGCCAGGGAAACCGACGAAGATGGCGCCACATGGCGCATACACCGGCCCGTCATCGTCGCTTTCGTTGCTGCCTTTGGGCTGATGTTGCTTTTTTTTACCTTCTCCATCCACAAGATGCGCGACTCCATGGAGGAGGATGCCTACCGACGGGTGCAACTGGATGTCATGGGATCCTTCCAGACTTTGCTGGAAGTCAACGCGCAGACCATGGTGGCCATTCTGGAGGAGGTCAGCCGTGACGCTCGTTTTCTGGCCCCTTACCGGGCTGGCGACCGGCAGGCCCTGCTTGCTGGATCCCAGGAAACCTGGGAACGTCTGCGGCGGGAAAATGGCATCACCCACCTCTACTTGCACGGTCCGGATGGGGTCAACTTTCTCCGGGTGCATGCCCCTGATCGGTTTGGCGACACCATTCAATCCCAGACCCTGCTGAAATCCCAAAGGAGCGGGGCAACCGCGCATGGCCTGGAATTGGGCTCTACCGGAGCTTTGGCGTTGCGGGTTGTTGCCCCGTGGCGGGACCAGGGCAGATTGATCGGCTTCATTGACCTGGGCATGGAGGTGTCCGCCCTGCTGAAATCCATCCGAAAAATGCTTCGGATCGACCTGCTTGTTTTCCTGGAGAAAAGGTATCTCGACCGCCAGGCCTGGGAAACGGGCATGGCTCTGCTGGAACGTCCCGCCGATTGGCAACAATTCACAAAAATTGTCCTGGCAGCCAGCACCTTGCCTGCTCTTCCCCCGCATTTGGACGAACATATCCTGCTTGGCAACCACAAGATTCCACTGGCCAGCCGATTGTTGCAGCCACTCCACAATCTGGAGCATGATCATTTGGCCGTCGATACCCTGGCAGACATCGGTGGACGCCCGGTGGGGCGGATCGTGGCCATTTTCAGCGATGCCGACATGGAACATGTGACCTGGGACTACATGCTCCTGCTCCTCGCTGGCAATCTGGGTATCGCCTTGCTGCTGGGATTGGTGTTTCACCGTCTTCTGAAGGCCATGGAGGAGAGGTTGCACCATGCCAGCGACAACCTGCACCACAGCGAGCAGAGGCTGCGCGCCATACTGGATACAGCCATGGATGCCATCATCTCCATCGATGCCCATGGTCATATCCTGGAGTTCAACCAGGCTGCGGAGGCTGTTTTCGGATTTCGCAAAAGTGATGTCCTGGGTCAGGACATCAGCGAAATCATCATTCCACCCGACATGCGGGAGAGACATCGCCAGGGGCTGGCCCGCTACCTCGCCACAGGGGAACATCAGGTTCTCAACCGGCATGTCGAACTCATCTCCCAGGATGCCCAGGGTCGCCCGATTCCGACGGAAGTTGCCATAACCGTGACCCCTGGCAAAGAGTTCCCTTTCTTTACTGCCTATTTGCGGGATATCTCTCAGCGCAGACAAATGCTGGCCTATCTGGAAGAGGCCATATCCACTTCGGAGGTGACCAACCAGGAATTGCGTGACGAGGTCGCCAACCATAAAAAAACCCTCTCCCGATTGCAGGCCAGTGAGGAGCGTTTTCGTTCGGTCACCACATCCATACAAGATGCCATCGTCGCCGTTGATCAAGATCAACGCATCGTATTCTGGAACCAAGGAGCACAATTGTTGTTCGGCCACCTGGAAAAGGAGATCATCGGCCAGAAAGTCTCCATTCTGGTTCCAGAGAAATATGACGAGGCCCACCAAAAAAGCTTTCAACGTTGCCTGAATCAGGGCGGTCACGGTCCGTTGATCGGACAGATGACCGAGTTGGCCGGCGTACACAAGGACGGGCACGAATTTCCCCTGGAAATGTCCCTCAACACCTGGGTCACCACGGAAGGGGGACGATTTTTTTCCGCTGTCATTCGGGATGTAACGTTGCGCCGGCAGATCGAAGATGCCCTGCGGGAGGCCAAGGAAGCCTCCGACAAAGCCAACCAGGCCAAAAGCATCTTCCTGGCCAACATGAGCCATGAGATCCGTACCCCCATGAACACCATTATCGGCATGGGGTATTTGCTCTCCCAGTCGCAGCTCAGTCCCGATCAACAAAACCAGATGCAAAAAATTCAGCTTGCCGCCGAAACCCTGCTCGGCATCATTGACGATATTCTGGATTTTTCCAAAATCGAGGCTGGGCGTTTGGAACTGGAACATCGTTCGTTCAATCTGCAAACTGTTCTGGAAAAGGTATCTGGAATCATCTCGCTGCGGGCCGAAGAGAAAGGCCTGGAGCTTCTGTTTAACACCCCGGTCAACCTGCCCACCGAACTGGTCGGAGATGCCTTTCGCCTGGAACAGGTGTTGATCAACCTTGGCACAAATGCCGTCAAATTCACCCACACCGGCGAGGTTATCGTCAGCGTTGCCCAGGTCGATACCACCGATGCCAGGATGCGGCTGAAATTTTCTGTCAAGGATACCGGCATAGGTTTATCTGATTTTCAAATATCATTGTTGTTTCAAGCATTTACTCAGGCTGACACCTCGACGACGCGCCATTATGGGGGTACTGGCCTGGGCCTGACCATCTGCAAACGCCTGGTCGACATGATGGGGGGTGATATCGGCGTCACCAGCACACCTGGCGTGGGCAGCGTATTTTACTTCACCCTGCCCTTTGACAGACAAACCCGGTCGGCGCCGGTTCCTGCTCCCACGCTGTCCCACGATGCGGCGCTGCGCATTCTCATCGTCGATGACAACGACAACGCCCGCAGCATCCTGGAAAACATGATCCGGGAGTTTGGTTTCTCGTTGACTTCCGTCTCTTCGGGTGAACTTGCCATCGCCGAGCTTGCACGCGCCGTGCGCGAAGATCATCTCCCTTACGACATGGTTTTGCTCGACTGGCGCATGCCGGGTATGGATGGGATCGAGACAGCGCGTCGCATCTCGGAAGATCCCTTGATCGCCAACTCTGCCACGGTGATCATGGTCACGGCTTTCGATCAGCAGGAGGTCTTCCACAAAACCCAGGATATGGGCGTCAGAAGAGTTTTGCGCAAACCGGTCACACCTTCCGTGCTTTTCGATGCCATCCAGGATTTTCGGGGTGTGTTCACACCCCGTCCGCAGAAACAACAGGCGACCGACGACATGGAGTTGACCCAGCACCGGGCCACCCTGAAGGAAGCCAGAATCCTCGTCGTCGAAGACCATGATGTCAACTGGCAGGTCGCCGAGGGGATCCTCGGCAAGGCCAACGTCATCACCGAACGCGCTGCCAACGGCTTGATCGCCGTGGAACGCCTTCTGGTCGATCACGCAACGTTCGATTGTCTTCTCATGGACCTACAGATGCCGGTCATGGACGGATACGAGGCCACGCGCCGGTTGCGCGAAAAGTTTACACCGGAGACGTTACCCATCATTGCCATGACGGCCCATGCCCTGAAGAGCGAACAGGAGCGGTGCCTGGCCCTGGGCATGAACGGCTATCTGACCAAGCCGGTCCACATCAAAACCCTCTTCAAGGTGCTCGCCGACATTCTGGCACCGATTCTGGCCGACCGGCCAAGCCAGACCCTTTCCGATCGCACAACAACCACGCTGACTGTGCCCCCCCCCGCTGGATCCGATGCATGGCTCAAGATGATCGATTGGGATGACGCCATGGATCGTTTTGAAGGGGATCGGGCACTGCTGGATAAGCTGCTCGCCAACTTTGTCAAAAAATATGCCGACCTGGATGACCAGTTGGCCAGGTTATGGGACCGCCATGCGACAGAGGAGATCAAAAATCTGGTGCATGGCATCAAGGGGTCAGCCGGGAACATCTCGGCAAAGTCGATTGCCGGTTGCGCGGCCAGGATAGGCGACACAATCAGAAACAACGACATGCCTGGGTGCAAGGTTGCCTTGAATACCCTGTGCCTGGAGATGAAAAGATTGACGCATGCCGTTGCGCACCAATCCAACCGCCCCACTCCTGCCGTCTCATCCCCTGCACGCTCCGATGACCCCGGTCACCGGCAGCAACTCAGGGAACAACTCGCCAAATTGCACCAGGGTCTTCTGGACCAGGATTTTCAGGCTCGGGAATACTTTCTTTCCATCAGGGATCTTCTCGCTTCCTGCACGGACCAGATGATCGTCACCGAACTTACCCTGGCTTTGGACAATCTGGAGTTTGAACATGGCGCAAAAGTTGTGGCTGGCCTTCTTTCCCGTCTCGGCAAGGATGGTGTGGAGTGA